Below is a genomic region from Erigeron canadensis isolate Cc75 chromosome 7, C_canadensis_v1, whole genome shotgun sequence.
ACTATTAAACTAAAATTTGACCATTTCGCAACACAAAAGACAACATTTTCAAACGTTTGATCAAGATCTTAGCTAGCAAAAAGGATCAACTATCACCAAATTAATACTACCTTCACTTCAAAGGCTCTAGCTAATTAATCCGACTTGGCTTTATCCTGTGATCTTCTTGAacctataaaaatataaacaactaaaaatataagcaaTTAATTATGGTTAGTGAGTACAAATCATGTTATGTCTATATACACGCACACATATGTTCAACATATCATCCATAAACTAGCACATATCAATAAATATTCATACAATAAGTTGCATTATATGACCCTTTCAACAGGATCATCACTCACACCGTCATCTCTAAACACAAAATCCTTAACCACAATTTTGTTAAACACAAATTATCATTATACACAATCATTACCAAAtctaatctttttcttttcatgttGATTACCACAATATACTATTAACACCATACATAATTACCACTAAGCTCAGTCAATCACTAAGTCCGACTACTAAGCTCAATCACTAAGTTCAACCACTAAGCCCAACCACTAAGCTCAATCACTAAGCCCAATCACTACACTCAATCACTAAGCAAAATTACCACAAAACACACTTACTACCATTGTATACATACTATAAGTCCAACCACCAAGCATAATTATCACAAAGCACACTTGGTACCGTTATATGCATATTATCTCCACAAAGCATAATCAAATAAGTAAACatacttgataaaatggtattCTCTCATCAAGCTACTATATGTTAACATATATGCAATATGTACATAAGGCATAAGTTGTACACACCTTTCAAACGACAACTTGCAAGTAATCTTAGATGACCATAATCAACAACCTTTCTTTAAATTTCAAGTAATCACAATTCCTAAACTTGAAAACCCTCAAATTTCTTTTTGATGAACCCTAGCCAAAGTTTCTTTGAAGTAGTAGAGaggaaagattattattattattattattatgattattattattataagctaaaggtttaattataataagaaaAGAGATGGAATTgatgatagatagatagattatgTATTCTGTTTCTCTtctccttcttttcttttcttttttatttttttcttttgctgCCAACACCCACGACACACACATAGATTCAAGAGGTTTCTagtgttttaattatattttaatttaattaagggtattttataCTACTAGTTACACTTTATCCCCtattgtttttctaacttttcattatggaactaaaacttttataagGTAATGACTCATTTATCCTTACtaactattaaataaaatatcatatataaaatattaccGTTTAAAAATCGGGGCGTTACAACTCTTCCCCACTAAAACAGGATCACGACCTCGTGATCCATGCCATATGCCACAATGGGAAGTAATTTATTACTACTCGGGTTCCTACGTGAACTACGAACCTTCTCTATGCTTCCATTAACTTTATACAATTTTCATATTCCAATCTAGATATTCTTAATTCtcaactttattttatattttttttatcaacaatttctaattctaatagtcaatttatttaaattagagACTTCATGATAACagaagaaactatatatatatactacgaAAGAATTAGCATCGGAATCAAATAAAACTTAACTAGGTACGGAATTAATTAAAATGGTACCTGCCACAACACCCGACACTTTTTCACCTCAACTATATCTTGTGTTTTTCCGTTTCAGAACCCCTTTCGTCTTTACAAATCTTCTTTCATTCTCCTTTCTTAACTCAGCTTTCCTCACTTCCTCAGGCAGGGAAGGACATGCACTAATCTTATGACCTTCTTGACgacaataaaaacaaacaatttttCATGGTGACTAAGATGTACAacccttcataaaatgtccttgtTTTCCACACCTATAACAATTTCTCACATCAGCCCAACATTCACTTAAATGCATTTTCCCACCAGTATGACACGGAGAGGAATCACTACTCCATTCCTCACCGCCTCCAGAAGTACCGTTTCCATCAACCTTTTTACTAGACGTTTGAAATAACTCAATTTTCCTCTTTTGTGGAAGATTTTCCGTCCTAGTATCCTCTACTTTGAAACCTCTAGAAACATTGTATAGCTCAGTAAAAGACTTCATCTGCACAAGACTAATGCATTTTCGCAGATCTGTACGGAGAAGCCTATGAAAATGTTCTTTAAGCAAATCATCACTATTGAGATACTCTGGGAAGAATTGAACTTTATCCAAAAACtgatttttaaaagaattcAAGTCTAATGACCCTTGAGGTGTAGTTGAGAACTCAGCGCGAAGTTTAGCAATTTTTGCTTCAGGACGGAAAGACTTATAGAATTCTTGTTAAAAATCATCCCAAGACAAGGTAGAAATGAAAGCTCACCTTTAACTCTGATTTGTTCATCCCACCACCGCTTAGCACCCCCTCTTAACCTACTTGCACCATAGATCGTCTTTAACTCGGGAAGGCATTTAGTAATTCTGAAAGCACCCTCAATCTCAGATATCCAATTAGTATTAACAATGGGATCAGGATCCCCATCATATTCAAGGGGATGGGAaatagtgaaaatttttaagTTATACTCTTTCTGAGATGTAGTCTTTACCATATGAGTACCTTCCCTTCCCACGGTTTGAACTTTAGGCTAACCTCCTTGAGTTTGAGGAAAACGCTTATCAAACTCCTCCTGAACAACTAGAGAAACTTGTTCTTTGATCATAGTAGTTATGTCACCAGTAACGATGTTTTGCACGAAACTTGTTCTTTGATCATAGTAGTTATGTCACCAGTAACGATGTTTTGCATAGTATCCTGAATTTGACGAGTAAAGTAAGGTGCGAAATTCTGAAGGGCTCGTCCTATCTGAGCTGAGATACTATCATCATTAACATCAACCTGTTCATCGTCATTAGAATGATGTTCTATGCCCGCATCATGATGACTTGGGCCACCTAAATCCTGATTAGTATTATCCATCTAAAATTTCAAACAGTCTATTAACTTCATGAATTTTTATAATTGTACATCATCAAATGCAATCCTAGCAATTACAAGGTCTTAAGCGCTAAAGGCTCATATTAGAAAACTTCCATACTTAACGCCTTTGACTTAAGATGTTTAATATATGATCGTAAAAATGTTGTAGtcattattatgattatatattacaaCTCCTTGAGTTAACTTGTAACCTTAAATATTGTCTTTGCAACTAGAAGCAATATGTCCCTGCTTACCACACCTATCACATCTTCTATTTTTCTCCGAACATAGTCCATTGTGATGAACTCTACAAATTGAACACCACTTAATAGCTTTTCCGTGATCCTTGCCCTCATAAGTCGAACCATTCATAAACTTCTTTTCTGAATCTGATGACTCATCTAACCTTCTCTTAAATCCAACCTTCTTATCATTCACAGTCTTCACATTTGTCTTATCGGGCTTATAACCATCATCCAACTTCTTTGATTCCTTGATAGCACCTGCAAGAGTACCTCGATAACTAGCCCGAATACCATCCACATACACAGC
It encodes:
- the LOC122609009 gene encoding uncharacterized protein LOC122609009; protein product: MVKTTSQKEYNLKIFTISHPLEYDGDPDPIVNTNWISEIEGAFRITKCLPELKTIYGASRLRGGAKRWWDEQIRVKEFYKSFRPEAKIAKLRAEFSTTPQGSLDLNSFKNQFLDKVQFFPEYLNSDDLLKEHFHRLLRTDLRKCISLVQMKSFTELYNVSRGFKVEDTRTENLPQKRKIELFQTSSKKVDGNGTSGGGEEWSSDSSPCHTGGKMHLSECWADVRNCYRCGKQGHFMKGCTS